The proteins below are encoded in one region of Geomonas ferrireducens:
- a CDS encoding L-dopachrome tautomerase-related protein, whose product MSIKNSIIFFPLLVLLLLSGCAGSAPQRRGGDYRELQWPALPTPPRITWVKEIRDFEDAGISKGVWQRFVELLTGEPDQRIGKPYGVYVDQKERIFIADVGLAVVHIMDADKKSYTVVGGGSPALRTPIAVTGDDQDNIYISDAGTGVVYRYALSGGKLQRFNVTALDRPTGLAFNPNNRFIYVSDTASHQIVVYDLSGNERYRIGGRGTGAGQFNYPTDLFVDASGRLYVTDALNSRIQIFTANGHFLKQFGRAGDTSGSFARPKGVAVDSDGHIYVCDALFDAVQIFNDNGRVLLDFGSHGSNPGQFWMPAGIFIGKGDLIYVADSYNRRLQVFRYLRVDDPQAGAPLPAPGESK is encoded by the coding sequence ATGAGCATAAAGAATTCGATCATCTTTTTCCCGTTGCTCGTTTTGCTGCTTCTATCCGGCTGCGCCGGGAGCGCCCCGCAGCGCCGGGGAGGCGACTACCGCGAGCTGCAGTGGCCGGCGCTCCCCACCCCCCCGCGCATCACCTGGGTGAAGGAGATCCGCGACTTCGAGGATGCCGGGATCTCCAAAGGGGTCTGGCAGCGCTTCGTCGAACTGCTGACCGGTGAGCCGGACCAGCGCATCGGGAAGCCTTACGGGGTCTACGTCGACCAGAAGGAGAGGATCTTCATTGCCGACGTGGGGCTCGCCGTGGTCCACATCATGGACGCCGACAAGAAGAGCTACACCGTCGTCGGTGGGGGGAGCCCGGCCCTGCGCACCCCGATTGCGGTGACCGGGGACGACCAGGACAACATCTACATATCCGACGCCGGGACCGGCGTCGTCTACCGCTACGCGCTCTCCGGCGGGAAACTGCAGCGCTTCAACGTGACCGCGCTCGATCGTCCCACCGGCCTTGCCTTCAACCCCAACAACCGCTTCATCTACGTCTCCGATACCGCAAGCCACCAGATCGTGGTCTACGACCTCTCCGGCAACGAGCGCTACAGGATCGGCGGGCGCGGCACCGGGGCGGGGCAGTTCAACTACCCCACCGACCTCTTCGTCGACGCCTCCGGGCGCCTCTACGTGACCGACGCGCTCAACTCCCGCATCCAGATCTTCACCGCCAACGGCCACTTCCTGAAGCAGTTCGGCCGGGCCGGGGATACCTCGGGGAGCTTCGCCCGCCCGAAAGGGGTTGCGGTTGACAGCGACGGTCACATCTACGTCTGCGACGCGCTTTTCGACGCAGTGCAGATCTTCAACGACAACGGACGCGTGCTGCTCGACTTCGGCTCGCACGGGAGCAATCCCGGGCAGTTCTGGATGCCGGCAGGCATCTTCATCGGCAAGGGTGATCTCATCTATGTCGCGGATTCCTACAACAGGAGACTGCAGGTCTTCAGGTACCTGCGGGTCGACGACCCGCAGGCAGGCGCCCCGCTGCCGGCGCCGGGTGAATCCAAATGA